The Desulfovibrio inopinatus DSM 10711 genomic interval CAGGAGACGACATTGGCACACCGTGACGTCGTTCCTCAGTACGGATTCAGTTGTTCATTCCGTGACTGAGAATTCAACCTAGGACTCGATATTGCACAGCGCCGGACTATCTATAACCATGGGCGAAAATCCGTGTTGTCCAGTGGATTCCAGAACGGCTCGCCAATAGTCCGAAGCGACATTGAGTTTCTTGCGTTTCATGGTGACGAGATCGAAGGGCAGGTGGATATACCGACCATAGAGTTTGCTTACGACCATACCGGTTTTACCTGCCATGGCAGCGTGAACTGCATTTTGTCCAAGAAATCCGCAATATACACGGTCATTGGAGTTCGCCGGTACCGAACGAATGATGTAACTGGGGTCGATGAATTTGAGGGTGATCGGTATGTTAATGCTTTGAAAATATTCTTTGATTTCATGCCGGAGTAAAGAGCAAATATCACCAAGTACCGGGTTGCCGGACGCATCGGTTTCCTTCGACGCTTTGAGAAGATGTTGTCCAGCTCCTTCGGCACAAACGATGACGGCGTGATGCCGTTCTTTGAGGCGCTTTTCCAGCGAGGGAAGAAGGCCGCGTTCTCCTGCCAATTCAAAAGGATACTCAGGCACAAGAACGTAGTTGACTTCTTTCAAGGCAAGGCAGGATTGTGCGGCAATAAAACCGGATTCTCGGCCCATAAGTTTGACGAGACCAACACCGTTGACGGCACCATGGGCTTCAGTATGGGCGCAACGAATGGCTTCCGTGGCTTTATCTACAGCGGTATCGAACCCAAACGAATTGGTCACAAAGCTGATATCGTTGTCGATTGTTTTCGGAACGCCGATGACAGAAATTTTATCCCCACGGCTTGAAATTTCGTTCTGAATTTTATGGGCAGCTTGCATAGTGCCATCACCGCCAATGATAAAAAGAACGCTGACATTGAGTCGTTCAAGCGCATCAACGATATCTTCCGGAGACTGCGGACCACGTGAAGAACCGAGAATTGTTCCTCCAAACTGGTGGATATCTGAGACAAAATCCGGCGTGAGCTCAATGACGTCATGCCCATATTGGGGAATGAAGCCTTCAAGACCAAAACGAATGCCCAAAATGGCGGCAACATTATAGTTATGGTGCGCTTCCATGACAATGGCCCGAATGACATCGTTAATGCCTGGACATAATCCGCCGCATGTTACAATGGCGCACTTCGATTTCGATGAGTCAAAATAGATCTTTTCCCGGGGGCCGGCAGGCTCAAAATTGACAAATGTATCGCCATTAACCCCTTCTAAATCCTCTGGAAATAATTGAACCTTGACCGGTGCATCATCAGGGATGAAGCGGCAATAGGGGAGTGGTGAATGGATTTTGGCGGGGCCAAGTACGGGGATATTTGTATCAATTGGACTCATCTTTGTTGATTTTTTTGTCATGCGTGCCTTCCTTCGCTCTGGGCAGGATCGGATCGTTGTATAAATGAGAATGCGCGTTCAATCGTCCAATTGGGACGGCAAGTCTGTCTTGGCATAATGAAAAAACAGGGAAAGGTAAACGTTCACTGCAAAATGATGGTGTTACTTTATCGTGAAATTTCATGGTACTTCTTTGATATCTGTTGAAGAAGAGGACGGTGCATTAATTGGGGTTCCTTTCACATTCGAACTCGACGTCGCCTCGCTCTCAGCTTCAACATCACGAAATTTGTTTTTTCGAAATGTGTTCATACATTGCGAAATG includes:
- a CDS encoding ATP-dependent 6-phosphofructokinase, encoding MTKKSTKMSPIDTNIPVLGPAKIHSPLPYCRFIPDDAPVKVQLFPEDLEGVNGDTFVNFEPAGPREKIYFDSSKSKCAIVTCGGLCPGINDVIRAIVMEAHHNYNVAAILGIRFGLEGFIPQYGHDVIELTPDFVSDIHQFGGTILGSSRGPQSPEDIVDALERLNVSVLFIIGGDGTMQAAHKIQNEISSRGDKISVIGVPKTIDNDISFVTNSFGFDTAVDKATEAIRCAHTEAHGAVNGVGLVKLMGRESGFIAAQSCLALKEVNYVLVPEYPFELAGERGLLPSLEKRLKERHHAVIVCAEGAGQHLLKASKETDASGNPVLGDICSLLRHEIKEYFQSINIPITLKFIDPSYIIRSVPANSNDRVYCGFLGQNAVHAAMAGKTGMVVSKLYGRYIHLPFDLVTMKRKKLNVASDYWRAVLESTGQHGFSPMVIDSPALCNIES